The Mercurialis annua linkage group LG2, ddMerAnnu1.2, whole genome shotgun sequence genome contains a region encoding:
- the LOC126666920 gene encoding uncharacterized protein LOC126666920: MMTMATSSKVALGNGHLVTCIALLHSAIDEDDLHKMECLGDAYLNETMLRKSDILDMDGELMNVKDRNCYLIKTGQPRRGKGRKAEIEDDCDEDEDNVSRELETENGQGEVVRDDVGIDQPREEEVRRPRKPKRRGAFEEEVLSLLNETKSRLTNIETSIEEIKREQRRSHRRWKACFGTLGAHDPSPPHTPES, from the coding sequence atgATGACCATGGCAACATCATCTAAAGTTGCACTTGGAAATGGTCATTTAGTAACTTGTATAGCATTGCTTCATAGTGCTATTGATGAGGATGATTTGCATAAGATGGAATGTTTGGGGGATGCGTATCTTAATGAAACTATGCTCCGTAAATCCGACATTCTTGATATGGATGGAGAATTGATGAATGTAAAGGAccgaaattgttatttaattaaaactggcCAGCCGAGAAGAGGAAAGGGAAGAAAAGCAGAAATAGAAGATGACTGTGACGAAGATGAGGATAATGTAAGTAGAGAACTGGAAACCGAGAATGGTCAAGGTGAGGTGGTGAGGGATGATGTCGGTATAGATCAACCAAGAGAGGAGGAAGTGAGGCGACCAAGAAAGCCGAAGCGAAGGGGAGCTTTTGAAGAGGAAGTACTTTCTTTGTTAAATGAAACAAAGTCCAGGTTGACTAATATTGAAACATCTATCGAAGAGATTAAAAGAGAACAACGAAGGTCACATCGCCGATGGAAGGCTTGTTTCGGCACCTTGGGAGCACATGATCCTTCACCTCCACATACACCGGAGAGTTAA